From a single Thalassophryne amazonica chromosome 7, fThaAma1.1, whole genome shotgun sequence genomic region:
- the ptdss1a gene encoding phosphatidylserine synthase 1 isoform X2 — MVSVYSGSHTLSKDDVNYRMHFRMINEQQVEDITIEFFYKPHTITLLTCTVLSLMYFAFTRDDGNADSNLWVGLILVISFFLVISVLAFPNGPFTRPHPAIWRIVFGLSVLYFLFLVFIIFLNWDQVKQLMYWLDPNLRYAKREADIMEYAVNCHAISWERILSHFDIFAFSHFWGWGMKALLIRSYGLCWSISITWELTELFFMHLLPNFAECWWDQVILDILLCNGGGIWLGMTVCRFLEMRTYHWASIKDIHTTTGKIKRAVLQFTPASWTYVRWLDPKSSLQRVMGVYLFMIIWQLTELNTFFLKHIFVFPACHALSWCRILFIGIITAPTVRQYYAYLTDTQCKRVGTQCWVFGAIAFLEALVCIKFGHELFSKTQILYVILWLLCLAFITFLCLYGMVWYAENYGPTQKSLSECDDSNYTESAGMCQKGVKESHKWIATALLLDGEEGF, encoded by the exons ATGGTGTCTGTGTACAGCGGTTCGCACACGTTGAGCAAAGATGACGTGAACTACAGGATGCATTTCCGAATGATAAACGAGCAGCAAGTTGAAGATATTACCATAGAGTTTTTCTACAAACCGCACACGATAACTCTGCTGACGTGCACTGTGCTCAGTTTGATGTATTTTGCCTTCACAAG AGATGATGGAAACGCTGACAGTAACCTCTGGGTGGGGCTCATACTAGTCATTTCCTTCTTTCTTGTGATCAGTGTTTTGGCATTTCCCAATG GTCCATTCACAAGGCCTCATCCAGCAATATGGCGTATAGTTTTTG GTTTGAGTGTCCTATACTTCCTGTTCCTGGTTTTCATCATCTTCTTGAACTGGGATCAGGTAAAGCAACTAATGTACTGGTTGGATCCAAACCTGCGTTATGCTAAGAGAGAAGCCGACATAATG GAATATGCTGTGAACTGTCATGCTATCTCGTGGGAAAGAATTCTGAGTCACTTTGACATTTTTGCATTCAGCCATTTTTGGGGCTGGGGCATGAAGGCCTTGCTCATTCGTAGTTATGGCCTCTGCTGGTCCATCAGTATCACCTGGGAGCTCACTGAG CTATTCTTCATGCATCTCCTGCCCAACTTTGCAGAGTGCTGGTGGGATCAGGTGATTCTGGACATTTTGCTGTGTAACGGAGGGGGAATCTGGCTTGGCATGACAGTTTGTCGCTTTTTGGAAATGAGGACCTACCACTGGGCCAGTATTAA AGATATTCACACCACCACAGGGAAGATCAAACGAGCTGTGCTCCAGTTCACCCCAGCCAGCTGGACATATGTGCGCTGGCTTGACCCCAAGTCTTCCCTGCAGCGGGTGATGGGTGTTTATCTGTTCATGATCATCTGGCAG CTAACAGAATTGAACACGTTCTTCCTCAAGCACATTTTTGTCTTCCCTGCATGCCACGCTCTTAGTTGGTGTCGAATCCTGTTTATTGGTATCATCACAGCTCCAACTGTGAG gcAGTATTATGCATACCTTACAGATACACAGTGCAAGAGAGTTGGGACTCAGTGTTGGGTATTTGG GGCAATAGCCTTTTTGGAGGCCTTGGTGTGTATTAAATTTGGACACGAGTTGTTTTCAAAAACACAGATCCTGTACGTGATCCTCTGGCTGCTGTGTTTG GCCTTCATTACATTCCTGTGCCTTTATGGGATGGTATGGTATGCTGAAAACTATGGACCCACACAAAAG AGTCTATcagaatgtgatgacagcaattACACAGAATCTGCTGGCATGTGCCAGAAAGGTGTAAAG GAGAGCCACAAATGGATAGCAACAGCTCTGCTGCTAGACGGAGAGGAAGGGTTTTAG